A part of Vigna radiata var. radiata cultivar VC1973A chromosome 11, Vradiata_ver6, whole genome shotgun sequence genomic DNA contains:
- the LOC106777996 gene encoding protein MID1-COMPLEMENTING ACTIVITY 1, with protein MASWDQMGELANVAQLTGVDAVKLIGMIVRAASTARMHKKNCRQFAQHLKLIGNLLEQLKISELKRYPETREPLEQLEDALRRSYILVNSCQDRSYLYLLAMGWNIVYQFRKAQNEIDRYLRLVPLITLVDNARVRERLEVIEMDQREYTLDDDDQKAQTVIFKPEPDIDDTAVLKKTLSCSYPNCSFTEALKKENEKLKLELQRSQANLDMNQCQVIQRLLDVTEVAAYSVPEKCSPEKNHKKEEYNYSKDHSDNEHSSDEKHHAKVNKHSQSRYSVAQKDLVSAGASYQEEDWHTDLLACCSEPSLCMKTFFYPCGTFSKIASVARNRPISSAEACNDLMAYSLILSCCCYTCCVRRRLRKMLNITGGFIDDFLSHLMCCCCALVQEWREVEIRGIIGPDKTKTSPPPSQYMES; from the exons ATGGCGTCATGGGATCAAATGGGGGAACTTGCGAATGTGGCACAGTTGACTGGGGTGGACGCTGTCAAGCTGATTGGGATGATCGTGCGAGCTGCAAGCACTGCACGGATGCATAAGAAGAACTGTAGACAGTTTGCACAGCATCTGAAGTTGATTGGAAATTTGCTGGAGCAGCTCAAGATCTCGGAGCTGAAGAGGTACCCAGAAACTAGGGAGCCTCTGGAGCAGTTGGAAGATGCCCTCAGAAGGTCTTATATATTGGTCAATAGTTGTCAGGACCGTAGCTACCTCTATTTGCTGGCTATGGGCTGGAACATTGTTTATCAGTTCAGGAAGGCTCAGAATGAAATCGATAGATACCTGCGTCTTGTTCCTCTCATTACTCTTGTGGACAATGCTAGAGTCAGG GAGAGACTTGAAGTTATTGAGATGGATCAACGTGAATACACATTGGATGATGATGACCAAAAGGCACAGACAGTTATTTTTAAACCAGAGCCTGACATCGATGACACTGCTGTGTTGAAAAAAACACTATCCTGTTCTTATCCCAACTGTTCTTTCACCGAAGcgcttaaaaaagaaaatgaaaagcttAAATTAGAGCTACAGCGGTCACAAGCAAATTTAGATATGAATCAGTGTCAAGTTATTCAACGTTTACTAGATGTCACAGAAGTCGCAGCTTATTCTGTTCCAGAGAAGTGTTCACCAGAGAAAAATCACAAGAAAGAGGAATACAATTATTCTAAAGACCACAGTGACAATGAGCATTCATCTGATGAAAAACACCATGCAAAAGTTAATAAGCATTCACAATCAAG ATATTCAGTTGCGCAAAAGGATCTAGTATCAGCTGGGGCTTCATATCAGGAAGAAGATTGGCACACCGATTTACTTGCTTGCTGTTCTGAGCCTTCACTCT GTATGAAGACATTCTTCTATCCTTGTGGAACATTTTCAAAGATTGCTTCTGTTGCAAGGAACAGGCCCATAT cCTCTGCAGAAGCATGTAATGATTTGATGGcatattcattaattttgtCTTGTTGTTGCTATACTTGCTGCGTAAGGAGGAGGCTTCGGAAGATGTTGAACATCACA GGGGGCTTTATCGATGATTTCCTCTCTCATTTGATGTGTTGCTGCTGTGCCCTTGTGCAAGAATGGAGAGAAGTGGAGATCCGTGGGATCATTG GTCCTGATAAGACCAAAACAAGCCCTCCACCATCTCAGTACATGGAATCTTAA